The following proteins are encoded in a genomic region of Aquella oligotrophica:
- a CDS encoding beta-ketoacyl-ACP reductase — MAKIALVTGGMGGLGTAMCEALAKSGHTVVTTYTNEEKAKAWLEKTKAAGYDFKAYKCDVSDWNSTVECFSKIKAEVGNIDVLVNNAGITRDATFKKMTPDHWNAVLRTNLDSVFNTTKQVLDDMVEKGFGRVINISSINGQKGQFGQANYSAAKAGVHGFTMAIAQEVAKKGVTVNTIAPGYIATEMVMAVPEEVRNKIIAGIPVNRLGKPEEIAALVDYLASDLAGFMTGAELAINGGQHMM; from the coding sequence ATGGCGAAAATTGCATTAGTAACTGGTGGAATGGGTGGTTTGGGTACAGCTATGTGCGAAGCTTTGGCAAAAAGCGGGCATACTGTTGTTACAACTTACACCAACGAAGAAAAAGCTAAAGCTTGGTTAGAAAAAACTAAAGCTGCGGGTTATGACTTTAAAGCATACAAATGCGATGTTTCAGACTGGAATTCTACAGTAGAATGCTTTAGCAAAATTAAAGCTGAAGTAGGAAATATTGATGTACTAGTTAACAATGCTGGTATAACACGGGATGCAACATTTAAGAAAATGACTCCAGATCATTGGAATGCAGTTTTAAGAACTAATCTGGATAGCGTATTTAATACAACAAAACAGGTTCTTGACGATATGGTTGAAAAAGGTTTTGGCCGTGTAATCAATATTTCTTCAATTAATGGTCAAAAAGGTCAGTTTGGTCAAGCCAACTATTCTGCAGCTAAAGCTGGTGTGCATGGCTTTACAATGGCTATTGCTCAGGAAGTTGCGAAAAAAGGTGTAACTGTTAACACAATTGCACCAGGATACATCGCGACTGAGATGGTTATGGCAGTTCCTGAAGAAGTACGTAACAAAATTATTGCTGGAATTCCAGTAAACCGTCTTGGTAAACCAGAGGAAATTGCAGCACTTGTAGATTATCTTGCATCAGATTTAGCTGGCTTCATGACTGGTGCTGAACTAGCAATTAATGGTGGTCAACACATGATGTAA
- a CDS encoding YdcF family protein has product MITILLHRLLQSFLLPPLNSLIIILLGAFFFKPQKRIGKIIILLGCFSLYIQSTPYFAYQLNRVIAPATIKPSSLKHVQAIVLLGGGVNNNANEYSVNAISSPDTFVRIRYAAYLAKKNPDLPIFVSGGAIDTKDSEASLMKKALIDEFDVENQIYLEPDSKTTSENAKYTSRLLQQYGISRVVLVTSASHMQRAKALFEKSGINVIAAPTGFYSLGYSSLPVLWFIPSALALSTTSAVLHEIYGYLYDIVL; this is encoded by the coding sequence ATGATTACAATCCTTTTACATAGATTGCTACAAAGTTTTTTATTGCCACCGTTAAATTCGCTGATTATTATACTACTTGGAGCCTTTTTTTTCAAGCCACAAAAGCGAATTGGCAAGATTATAATTCTTCTTGGCTGTTTCTCATTATATATTCAATCTACACCGTATTTTGCTTACCAGTTAAACCGGGTAATTGCGCCAGCTACCATCAAGCCATCTTCACTTAAGCATGTGCAGGCTATAGTACTGCTTGGCGGCGGGGTAAATAATAATGCAAATGAGTATAGCGTAAATGCGATTTCTAGCCCAGATACTTTTGTTAGGATCAGATATGCAGCGTATTTAGCCAAAAAGAATCCAGATCTACCAATTTTTGTCTCAGGTGGTGCAATTGATACAAAAGATTCTGAAGCTAGTTTAATGAAAAAAGCATTGATAGATGAATTTGATGTTGAGAACCAGATTTATCTAGAGCCTGATTCAAAAACAACTAGCGAAAATGCAAAATATACATCCAGATTGCTTCAGCAGTATGGTATCTCAAGAGTAGTACTTGTTACTTCTGCTAGTCATATGCAACGTGCCAAAGCACTATTTGAGAAAAGTGGAATTAATGTAATAGCTGCACCAACAGGATTTTATTCTTTGGGTTATTCCAGCTTACCTGTTCTGTGGTTTATTCCTTCTGCCTTGGCGTTATCAACTACTTCTGCTGTTCTTCATGAAATATATGGGTATTTATATGATATAGTACTATAG